A single Anaerolineae bacterium DNA region contains:
- the hisA gene encoding 1-(5-phosphoribosyl)-5-[(5-phosphoribosylamino)methylideneamino]imidazole-4-carboxamide isomerase, translated as MFTLYPAIDLRQGRVVRLRQGDPSRQKVYADDPAAIAQRWLAEGARWLHVVNLDGAFGQEDAANRAALQAILRVAARFHAQVQFGGGLRSLDAVAQVLNLGVARVVLGTLAARRPGVVAEALRHWGPARVAVGIDARDGRVQVSGWAESTDLDAVAFARRLAATGLRTVIFTDIRRDGLQTGLALEATVTLQRASGLAVIASGGVATLHDLRAAQRAGLAGVIVGRALYEGTFSVAEALTSLGASAA; from the coding sequence ATGTTCACCCTTTACCCTGCCATCGATCTGCGCCAGGGGCGGGTGGTGCGCCTGCGCCAGGGCGACCCCTCCCGCCAAAAGGTGTACGCCGACGATCCAGCGGCCATCGCCCAGCGCTGGCTCGCGGAAGGCGCCCGCTGGCTGCATGTGGTCAACCTCGACGGCGCTTTCGGCCAGGAGGATGCCGCCAACCGCGCCGCTTTGCAGGCCATCTTGCGCGTGGCCGCCCGCTTTCACGCCCAGGTGCAGTTCGGCGGCGGCCTGCGTAGCCTGGACGCCGTGGCCCAGGTCCTGAATCTAGGGGTGGCCCGCGTGGTGCTGGGCACCTTGGCCGCCCGCCGGCCAGGGGTCGTGGCCGAGGCCTTGCGCCATTGGGGGCCGGCACGCGTCGCCGTGGGCATCGATGCCCGCGACGGACGGGTGCAGGTGAGCGGCTGGGCCGAGAGCACCGACCTGGACGCCGTGGCCTTCGCCCGGCGTTTGGCCGCGACGGGCCTGCGCACCGTGATCTTCACCGACATCCGCCGCGATGGACTGCAGACCGGCCTGGCCCTGGAAGCCACCGTGACCCTTCAACGGGCCAGCGGGCTGGCGGTCATCGCCTCGGGCGGCGTCGCCACGCTGCACGACCTGCGCGCGGCCCAACGGGCCGGGCTGGCCGGGGTCATCGTCGGCCGCGCGCTGTACGAAGGTACGTTCAGCGTGGCCGAGGCCTTGACTTCCCTGGGCGCCTCCGCTGCGTAA
- a CDS encoding methylglyoxal synthase: MDNDYFQIPLRTQKHIALVAHDGRKKDLLEWVAFNQGTLSKHILYATGTTGALIEKATGLSVHRLKSGPFGGDQQLGALIAEGDIDLLIFFWDPLEPQPHDPDVKALLRIAVLYNIPTASNRATADFLIASPLLNEPYTRLIPNYQKRIKRPDFIQHIFDDLPAKED; this comes from the coding sequence ATGGACAACGACTATTTCCAGATCCCCCTGCGCACCCAAAAGCATATCGCCCTGGTTGCCCACGATGGGCGCAAAAAGGACTTGCTGGAATGGGTGGCCTTCAACCAAGGGACCCTGAGCAAACACATCCTGTACGCCACGGGCACCACCGGCGCCCTCATCGAAAAGGCGACGGGGCTTTCGGTGCATCGCCTCAAGAGCGGCCCTTTTGGCGGCGATCAGCAACTGGGGGCGCTCATCGCCGAAGGCGACATCGATCTGCTCATCTTTTTCTGGGACCCTCTGGAGCCTCAGCCGCACGACCCCGATGTGAAAGCCCTGTTGCGCATCGCCGTGCTCTACAACATTCCCACGGCCTCCAACCGGGCCACGGCGGACTTTCTCATTGCCTCGCCCCTGCTCAACGAACCCTACACCCGGTTGATCCCCAACTATCAAAAGCGCATCAAGCGGCCCGACTTCATCCAGCACATCTTCGACGACCTGCCTGCCAAGGAGGACTGA
- the hisH gene encoding imidazole glycerol phosphate synthase subunit HisH, producing the protein MKSAVVLIDAGTGNLRSVHKALEAVGASVTRTTDPETVRRGQRLVLPGVGAFGDFMDGLRQSGLQEAVLESLQRGALLLGICVGMQALFEIGEEMGIHQGLGLLPGRVVAFPPEIRNKGLKIPHTGWNFVHWTRENPLMSGLEAGGYAYFNHSFYCASTHKADIIAETDYGLRYASAVWRENFLGVQFHPEKSQRFGLQVLKNFLHWPG; encoded by the coding sequence ATGAAATCTGCTGTGGTGCTCATCGACGCCGGTACCGGCAACCTGCGCTCCGTGCACAAAGCCCTGGAAGCGGTGGGGGCCTCGGTCACCCGCACCACCGACCCGGAAACCGTGCGGCGTGGCCAGCGGCTGGTGCTGCCCGGCGTGGGCGCTTTCGGCGACTTCATGGACGGATTGCGCCAAAGCGGCCTGCAAGAGGCTGTGCTGGAAAGCCTACAACGCGGCGCACTTCTGTTGGGCATCTGTGTCGGGATGCAGGCGCTCTTTGAAATCGGCGAAGAAATGGGCATCCATCAAGGGCTGGGATTGTTGCCCGGTCGGGTGGTGGCCTTCCCCCCGGAGATCCGGAACAAAGGGCTGAAGATCCCTCACACGGGCTGGAACTTCGTCCATTGGACGCGGGAAAACCCCCTCATGTCCGGCCTGGAAGCGGGAGGATACGCTTATTTCAATCACTCGTTCTATTGCGCTTCGACCCATAAGGCAGACATAATCGCCGAAACCGACTACGGCCTGCGCTACGCCAGCGCGGTGTGGCGCGAGAACTTCCTCGGCGTGCAGTTCCACCCCGAAAAGAGCCAGCGCTTTGGCCTGCAAGTGTTGAAGAACTTCCTGCACTGGCCAGGATGA
- a CDS encoding class I SAM-dependent methyltransferase, with translation MLSLKPLLAQLPTARSTRAYAFGLAHLPSLPPGPVLEIGTGQGYGAAYLSRTLPERQVVSIDITYQCFQPERLVFGPRRPWWVQASAPALPFAASTFALATLVMTFHCLPEPQKVLAEIFRVLRPQGVLLLADVDGTHWVAPWFERVEHWGGISRLTHAYTPAEIIALGQGVGFPEPTRHRRKPKGFLVWYLFRKPLAQGENP, from the coding sequence ATGCTTTCGCTCAAACCCCTCCTCGCCCAGTTGCCCACAGCGCGTTCCACCCGCGCCTACGCCTTTGGCCTGGCCCATCTGCCCTCCCTGCCCCCAGGCCCGGTGCTGGAAATCGGCACCGGGCAGGGTTACGGCGCGGCGTACCTCAGCCGCACATTGCCTGAGCGGCAGGTGGTAAGCATTGACATCACCTACCAATGCTTCCAGCCCGAACGGCTCGTCTTCGGCCCACGACGTCCCTGGTGGGTACAGGCCAGCGCCCCAGCGTTGCCTTTCGCCGCCTCCACCTTTGCCCTGGCAACCCTGGTGATGACCTTCCACTGTCTGCCGGAACCCCAGAAAGTGCTCGCCGAAATCTTTCGGGTGCTGCGCCCTCAGGGGGTGCTGCTGCTGGCGGATGTGGACGGCACACACTGGGTGGCGCCCTGGTTCGAACGGGTGGAGCACTGGGGCGGCATCAGTCGACTGACCCACGCCTACACGCCAGCGGAGATCATCGCCCTGGGACAAGGCGTTGGCTTTCCCGAGCCCACACGGCACCGGCGTAAGCCTAAGGGTTTTCTGGTGTGGTATCTCTTTCGCAAACCCCTGGCACAAGGAGAGAACCCATGA
- a CDS encoding DMT family transporter, with protein MTKYVWLGLLAQLVWGSYPPTAKRALMEVPKFSLLLLATTSSTGVGLWIMWREEKRSSGEVIRFLFYEKVLWALAFFVVLRSVTNLFAIDLTHATWVQLIYLMTPFAVAILGTLFFGEPTPPYTYQALALSTLGAALTLIEDWGDIWAGFTSQDVLGLGVAGLSMLALATYFQLVRRSSRREAGRGLIMVQQGLAMSLTYLFLGLLTGESWSPWRHVSSTGWLVVLWVIGGVFMLGNVLQVTALSGANAALITSLMPLRLVSAIALGWGLLGERLATPWQWLGAVLVLVTVSGYLWLQARKE; from the coding sequence TTGACCAAATATGTGTGGTTGGGCCTGTTGGCGCAGTTGGTGTGGGGGAGTTATCCACCCACGGCCAAACGCGCCCTGATGGAAGTGCCCAAGTTTTCTTTGTTGCTGCTGGCCACGACGTCCTCCACAGGGGTCGGATTGTGGATCATGTGGCGGGAGGAAAAGCGCTCCTCTGGCGAGGTGATCCGTTTTCTTTTTTATGAGAAGGTGCTGTGGGCGCTGGCTTTTTTCGTGGTGCTGCGTTCGGTGACCAATCTCTTTGCCATCGACCTGACTCACGCCACTTGGGTGCAGTTGATCTATCTGATGACGCCTTTCGCGGTGGCCATTCTGGGCACCCTGTTCTTTGGTGAGCCGACGCCTCCGTACACTTACCAGGCCCTGGCCCTTTCCACGCTGGGCGCTGCGCTGACGCTGATCGAGGATTGGGGCGATATTTGGGCGGGGTTCACCTCGCAAGATGTTCTTGGTCTGGGCGTAGCCGGGCTCTCCATGCTGGCCCTGGCGACTTACTTTCAGTTGGTTCGCCGTAGCAGCCGCCGGGAGGCCGGGCGGGGTCTGATCATGGTGCAACAGGGGCTGGCGATGAGTCTCACTTATCTCTTTTTGGGCCTGCTGACGGGGGAGTCCTGGTCGCCCTGGCGGCATGTCAGTTCCACTGGGTGGCTGGTCGTGCTGTGGGTCATTGGCGGGGTGTTCATGCTGGGCAATGTGCTCCAGGTCACCGCCCTCAGTGGGGCCAATGCCGCGCTCATCACCAGCCTGATGCCCTTGCGCCTGGTTTCGGCCATTGCCCTGGGCTGGGGGTTGTTGGGGGAGCGGCTGGCCACCCCCTGGCAGTGGCTGGGCGCGGTGCTGGTGCTGGTCACGGTGTCGGGGTATCTGTGGCTCCAGGCGAGGAAGGAGTAG
- the hisB gene encoding imidazoleglycerol-phosphate dehydratase HisB yields the protein MNARQAEIQRQTSETRIAIRLNLDGRGQHRIATGLPFLDHMLRHLAVHGLFDLTVDAKGDLEIDPHHTVEDVALTLGQAFDQALGDRRGIVRMGHAYAPMDETLAFVAVDLSGRPYAVVRARWHGPSVGGIPNSLWSHFLESFTVTARCNLHARVLYGRDDHHQVEALFKALARALDAATALDPRRGGAIPSTKGAL from the coding sequence ATGAACGCACGCCAGGCCGAAATCCAACGCCAAACCTCGGAAACCCGCATTGCCATCCGCCTGAACCTGGACGGTCGCGGCCAGCACCGCATCGCCACAGGATTGCCCTTTCTCGATCACATGCTGCGTCATCTGGCCGTACACGGGCTGTTTGACCTCACCGTCGACGCCAAAGGCGATTTGGAAATCGACCCCCATCACACCGTGGAGGATGTGGCGCTCACCCTGGGCCAGGCTTTCGACCAGGCCCTGGGCGACCGCCGGGGCATCGTGCGCATGGGACACGCTTATGCGCCCATGGACGAGACCCTGGCTTTCGTGGCCGTAGACCTCTCCGGACGCCCCTATGCCGTGGTGCGTGCGCGCTGGCATGGCCCCAGCGTGGGCGGCATCCCCAACAGCCTGTGGTCGCACTTCCTGGAATCCTTCACCGTGACCGCCCGCTGCAACCTGCACGCCCGGGTGCTCTACGGACGCGACGACCATCACCAGGTCGAAGCCCTGTTCAAAGCCCTGGCCCGTGCCCTGGACGCCGCCACCGCCCTGGACCCCCGCCGCGGCGGGGCCATCCCTTCCACCAAAGGAGCGTTGTAA
- the asd gene encoding aspartate-semialdehyde dehydrogenase has product MSYAQSSKISAPAPSVPIPVAVLGATGTVGQRFISLLDGHPWFRVVALTGSARRQGQRYGEAVHWLLSEPLPAWAAAMPLLPTTAESLKGVALAFSALPSEVAREVEPQLAAQGIWVCSNASAFRREPDVPILLPEVNADHLAVLRQQQANRGWKAGIVTNSNCTSSGLSVVLKALDAAFGLKAAFVASMQAISGAGYPGVASLDIVGNVLPYIKGEEEKVEWEPRKMLGAVTPQGIRLKDLRISAHTNRVPVVDGHTVVASVSLEHPPQDPEEAVRVLEAYQPPEIARDLPSTPRPVMAVRREPDRPQPRLDASTGSGMTTVVGRVRSDPIWDLKFVVVSHNTVRGAAGGAVYNAELLVAQGWIR; this is encoded by the coding sequence ATGTCCTACGCGCAATCTTCCAAGATTTCAGCACCTGCACCGTCTGTTCCCATCCCCGTCGCCGTGCTGGGGGCCACTGGCACGGTGGGGCAACGTTTCATCAGCTTGCTGGACGGACACCCCTGGTTCCGCGTGGTGGCCCTCACGGGTTCAGCCCGCCGCCAGGGCCAACGCTATGGCGAGGCCGTGCACTGGCTGCTCTCCGAACCACTGCCCGCCTGGGCCGCTGCGATGCCGTTGCTGCCCACCACGGCCGAGAGCCTGAAAGGCGTGGCGCTGGCCTTCTCGGCCCTGCCCAGCGAGGTGGCCCGCGAGGTCGAGCCACAACTGGCCGCCCAGGGCATCTGGGTATGCTCCAACGCCTCGGCCTTCCGCCGCGAGCCCGATGTCCCCATCTTACTCCCCGAGGTCAACGCCGACCACCTAGCCGTGCTGCGCCAACAGCAGGCCAACCGTGGCTGGAAGGCCGGCATCGTCACCAACTCCAACTGCACCAGCAGCGGCCTGAGCGTGGTCCTCAAAGCCCTCGACGCCGCCTTCGGCCTGAAGGCCGCCTTCGTGGCCTCCATGCAGGCGATTTCCGGGGCCGGTTACCCTGGTGTCGCCTCGCTGGACATCGTGGGCAATGTCCTCCCTTACATCAAAGGGGAAGAGGAGAAAGTGGAATGGGAACCGCGCAAAATGCTGGGCGCGGTCACCCCCCAGGGGATCCGGTTGAAGGATCTGCGGATATCGGCCCACACCAACCGGGTCCCGGTGGTGGACGGCCACACCGTGGTGGCTTCCGTCTCCCTGGAGCATCCCCCCCAGGACCCCGAGGAAGCGGTCCGCGTCCTGGAGGCCTACCAGCCCCCGGAGATCGCCCGCGACCTCCCCTCCACCCCCCGCCCGGTGATGGCGGTGCGCCGCGAACCGGACCGGCCCCAACCGCGCCTGGACGCCTCGACGGGGAGCGGCATGACCACCGTGGTAGGGCGGGTGCGTTCCGACCCCATCTGGGACCTGAAATTCGTGGTGGTCTCCCACAACACCGTGCGCGGCGCGGCCGGCGGGGCCGTCTACAACGCCGAGTTGCTCGTGGCGCAAGGATGGATACGATGA
- a CDS encoding aspartate kinase, monofunctional class, which produces MPRPLVLKFGGTSVGAPEAMGQAAQVVAQARREHGPVVVVTSALNGITDLLLETTRAATQGANGKRGAAAAARILEAHRAIAAALLPPDAQASALDAVRQRVETFRRLISAIAVLGEVTPRAYDAVASLGERMSAPLLAAVLEAQGVPAQAVDATELIVTDANFQNAQPNLAASTPRIRERLLPLLEQGITPVVTGFIGATPKGVTTTLGRGGSDYTAALLGAALGAAEVHIYTDVNGVMSADPRIVPDARTLPRLSYREVAELAYFGAKVLHPKTIRPVVERGIPLRVRNTFDPAGPDTLIVTQSEFVPGTIKAVTLIRHLRLVTVEGRGMLGVPGVAARTFGAVASTGTSVILITQASSEQSITFALPEASASIVASALEETFAPEIACRDIDRILVSPPVAIVTVVGAGMQQTPGVAGRIFTALGQDGVNVLAIAQGSSEVAISFVVAATDAEAAVRAVHRLTKAKGEE; this is translated from the coding sequence ATGCCCCGACCCCTTGTCCTTAAATTCGGCGGCACTTCTGTAGGCGCGCCTGAGGCCATGGGCCAGGCAGCCCAGGTCGTCGCCCAGGCCCGCCGAGAGCACGGCCCGGTGGTGGTCGTCACCTCGGCACTCAACGGCATCACGGACTTGCTCCTCGAAACCACCCGGGCCGCCACCCAGGGCGCCAACGGCAAGCGGGGCGCGGCCGCCGCCGCACGCATCTTGGAAGCCCACCGCGCCATCGCCGCCGCGCTGCTCCCCCCGGACGCCCAGGCGTCTGCCTTGGACGCCGTGCGCCAACGGGTGGAAACGTTTCGGCGGCTGATCTCGGCCATCGCCGTGCTGGGCGAGGTCACGCCTCGGGCTTACGACGCCGTCGCCTCTTTGGGCGAGCGGATGAGCGCGCCTCTCCTGGCCGCGGTGCTCGAGGCCCAGGGCGTTCCCGCTCAAGCCGTGGACGCAACCGAACTGATCGTCACCGATGCCAACTTCCAAAACGCCCAACCCAACCTGGCCGCCTCCACGCCGCGCATCCGAGAGCGCTTGCTGCCTTTGTTGGAACAGGGGATCACCCCCGTGGTCACCGGCTTCATCGGGGCCACCCCCAAGGGGGTCACCACCACTTTAGGCCGTGGCGGCAGCGATTACACCGCTGCTCTGCTGGGCGCGGCCCTGGGCGCCGCCGAGGTGCACATCTACACCGATGTCAACGGGGTGATGAGCGCCGACCCCCGCATCGTGCCCGACGCCCGCACCCTGCCCCGCCTCTCCTATCGCGAGGTGGCCGAACTGGCCTACTTCGGCGCCAAAGTGCTGCACCCCAAAACCATCCGGCCGGTGGTGGAGCGCGGCATCCCATTGCGAGTGCGCAACACCTTCGACCCTGCTGGCCCTGACACCCTCATTGTGACTCAATCCGAATTTGTGCCTGGCACGATCAAGGCCGTTACTTTGATCCGCCACCTGCGCCTGGTCACCGTCGAAGGCCGGGGTATGCTGGGCGTGCCCGGGGTGGCTGCCCGCACTTTCGGCGCCGTGGCCAGCACTGGAACCAGCGTCATCCTGATCACCCAAGCCTCTTCCGAGCAGAGCATCACCTTTGCCTTGCCCGAAGCCTCGGCCTCAATCGTCGCTTCCGCCCTGGAGGAGACCTTCGCCCCGGAAATCGCCTGCCGCGACATCGACCGCATCCTGGTCAGTCCCCCTGTGGCTATCGTCACCGTGGTCGGCGCCGGGATGCAGCAAACCCCCGGCGTAGCGGGTCGCATTTTCACCGCCTTAGGACAGGACGGAGTCAACGTGCTCGCCATCGCCCAGGGCTCCTCCGAGGTGGCCATCAGTTTCGTGGTCGCCGCCACTGACGCCGAAGCCGCCGTGCGCGCGGTGCATAGGCTGACGAAGGCGAAGGGAGAAGAATAA
- a CDS encoding aminotransferase class I/II-fold pyridoxal phosphate-dependent enzyme — translation MTSQAVFLSPRPHLDALPPYTPVQPFEVRAAQLGRAPEDIVKLDANENPYGPSPLARRALADLRYAHIYPDPESRSLRQALAAFTGVPAEHLLVGAGADELIDLLMRVLLEPGDAVLTCPPTFGMYAFDARLNAARVVEVPRISPHPRRASPGLRLRSDQTLGAASPSPPSVREGKGEGGGESFALNLDAIRHAVAEHRPKLLFLATPNNPDGSLPSPQVLDALLDLPTLIVLDEAYIEFADADLGRTVSRITQVPQRENLIVLRTFSKWAGLAGLRVGYGAFPAWLMPTLWKAKQPYNVNVAAQEAARATLADLDERRLVVAHLRHERERLFRALQAIPYLEPYPSQANFILCRVVGRDAAALRRRLAEEHSILIRYLATPGLKDHIRISVGRPQDTDRLLAALERLTEKTEAALSSSSKEGA, via the coding sequence ATGACTTCACAAGCCGTTTTCCTTTCCCCCCGGCCGCACCTGGACGCCCTGCCGCCCTACACGCCGGTGCAGCCCTTTGAAGTGCGCGCCGCCCAACTGGGCCGCGCTCCCGAGGACATCGTCAAACTGGACGCCAACGAAAACCCCTACGGCCCCTCGCCGCTGGCCCGCCGCGCATTGGCTGACTTACGCTACGCCCACATCTACCCCGACCCCGAAAGCCGCTCCCTGCGTCAGGCCCTGGCCGCCTTCACCGGTGTACCGGCCGAACATCTGCTGGTGGGTGCCGGCGCTGACGAACTCATCGACCTGCTCATGCGGGTACTGCTCGAACCCGGCGATGCCGTGTTGACCTGCCCGCCCACCTTTGGCATGTACGCCTTCGACGCCCGGCTCAACGCTGCGCGGGTGGTCGAGGTGCCACGGATCTCTCCCCACCCCCGCCGCGCCTCGCCCGGTCTTCGACTGCGCTCGGACCAGACACTCGGCGCGGCCTCCCCCTCCCCTCCCTCGGTAAGGGAGGGGAAGGGAGAAGGGGGAGGGGAGAGCTTCGCCCTCAACCTCGACGCCATCCGCCACGCCGTGGCCGAACACCGCCCCAAACTGCTCTTCCTTGCCACCCCGAACAACCCCGACGGCTCCCTCCCCTCCCCTCAGGTGCTCGACGCCCTGCTCGACCTGCCCACCCTGATCGTGCTGGACGAAGCCTACATCGAGTTCGCGGACGCCGACCTGGGCCGTACCGTCAGCCGCATCACCCAGGTGCCCCAAAGGGAAAACCTCATCGTGCTGCGCACCTTCAGCAAATGGGCCGGGCTGGCCGGGCTAAGGGTGGGGTACGGCGCCTTCCCCGCCTGGTTGATGCCCACGCTATGGAAAGCCAAGCAACCTTACAACGTCAACGTGGCCGCCCAGGAGGCCGCCCGCGCCACGCTGGCCGACCTGGACGAGCGCCGCTTGGTCGTCGCTCACCTGCGCCACGAGCGGGAGCGCCTCTTCCGCGCCCTGCAGGCCATCCCCTATCTGGAGCCGTACCCCAGCCAGGCCAACTTCATCCTCTGCCGTGTGGTGGGGCGGGACGCCGCCGCGTTGCGCCGTCGGCTGGCCGAGGAGCACAGCATCTTGATCCGCTACCTCGCCACGCCGGGCTTAAAGGACCACATCCGCATCTCCGTGGGGCGCCCGCAAGACACCGACCGACTATTGGCGGCTCTCGAACGCCTGACCGAGAAGACCGAGGCCGCTCTGTCATCCTCGAGTAAAGAAGGAGCCTGA